Proteins from one Deltaproteobacteria bacterium genomic window:
- a CDS encoding TRAP transporter TatT component family protein: MTLTFRKRPSRTICIALLVLVLLLESGCGILRGAAIRDVAGVFSDPSGSRVFVEDDDPALIRDALPFVLKTYEALLASEPEDRNLLLATANGFVSYAKAFVHAEAERSEELDHKRAQHLRRRATRLYLRGRNYALAALALDYPDFETKLQEDPQWVLQDLSTKDVPLLFWAAAGWAGAISADVNNMSLVAELPIAEAMMRRALDLDEDFESGAIHEFFIAYEGSRSEAMGGSAERAREHFDRAVALTRGKKASPYVSLASSVAVRKQDFKMFKDLLRKALAIDPNAMPEWRLANILAQEKAQWLLDHSPQLFLDYEETES, encoded by the coding sequence ATGACTTTAACATTCAGGAAACGCCCCTCTCGGACAATCTGTATTGCTTTATTAGTTCTTGTTTTGCTGCTGGAAAGCGGATGTGGGATCTTACGCGGAGCTGCAATTCGCGATGTTGCTGGCGTCTTCTCAGATCCGTCCGGATCAAGAGTATTCGTTGAGGACGATGATCCTGCACTGATTCGCGACGCCTTGCCATTTGTTCTCAAAACTTACGAAGCGCTGCTTGCCTCAGAACCTGAGGACCGCAATCTCTTGTTGGCAACCGCTAATGGATTTGTGTCGTATGCGAAGGCATTTGTCCACGCTGAGGCAGAGAGGTCAGAAGAACTCGATCATAAGCGTGCACAGCATCTTCGACGGCGAGCGACAAGGCTATACTTGCGCGGACGAAATTATGCCTTGGCTGCTCTGGCGCTTGATTATCCTGACTTTGAGACAAAACTGCAGGAAGACCCTCAGTGGGTCCTTCAGGATTTGTCAACAAAAGACGTGCCGCTGCTCTTCTGGGCTGCGGCCGGTTGGGCAGGCGCCATTTCCGCGGATGTAAACAATATGTCTCTTGTAGCGGAACTTCCTATTGCAGAGGCTATGATGCGCCGTGCCCTGGACCTCGATGAAGATTTTGAGAGCGGGGCCATTCATGAGTTTTTCATAGCCTATGAGGGAAGCCGCTCGGAAGCTATGGGAGGAAGCGCAGAACGCGCCCGTGAGCACTTCGATCGCGCTGTTGCACTCACCAGGGGGAAGAAGGCTTCACCCTATGTTTCACTGGCGTCATCTGTGGCAGTCCGCAAACAAGATTTCAAAATGTTCAAAGATCTCTTGCGTAAAGCCCTTGCCATTGACCCGAACGCTATGCCCGAATGGAGACTTGCTAACATATTGGCTCAGGAGAAAGCGCAGTGGTTGTTGGATCACAGCCCACAGCTTTTTCTGGACTACGAGGAGACCGAATCATGA
- the dctP gene encoding TRAP transporter substrate-binding protein DctP, with protein MKTAIFCVFINVVALGVAPAFSQVIKLGTVAPEGSPWHEAMLEVAQKWKELSNGKVTLRVYAGAVAGDEKDMLRKIRIGQLHATALTSGTLIDIVPDIEAISFPMLIRTDGEFDYVIESMGPEFEARLAKKGFKVLTWSTTGWVHFFTKEPVIRPYDMKRRKFFFWGSDTAYVELMKTLGFNPVPLAITDLLPSLQTGLVDSFPAPPAAALSFQWFALAPHMTDLRWQPLPGTTVVSMRQWDRIPGDLRPLLENAAREAGARLQKQIRKLEQDAIAAMKSHGLTVHPVSPEVEEKWKTLVWEKGYPVFVGPRFSEKIFNTVRGLLDEYRQSSKRH; from the coding sequence ATGAAAACGGCGATCTTCTGCGTATTTATTAACGTGGTGGCGCTGGGAGTTGCTCCGGCGTTCTCACAAGTCATTAAACTCGGCACGGTCGCCCCTGAAGGTTCCCCATGGCATGAAGCAATGTTGGAAGTAGCCCAAAAGTGGAAAGAGCTGAGTAACGGCAAGGTCACACTGAGAGTCTATGCTGGGGCTGTGGCCGGGGACGAAAAGGACATGTTACGTAAGATCCGCATCGGGCAATTGCACGCAACGGCTCTTACTAGTGGAACTCTAATCGATATTGTTCCCGACATCGAGGCCATCTCTTTTCCCATGCTTATCCGAACTGACGGAGAATTTGATTACGTAATAGAAAGCATGGGGCCGGAATTCGAAGCCCGCCTGGCCAAGAAAGGATTTAAGGTCCTAACCTGGAGTACAACGGGCTGGGTCCACTTCTTCACAAAGGAACCGGTCATAAGGCCCTACGATATGAAGAGGCGGAAATTTTTTTTCTGGGGCTCGGATACCGCCTATGTGGAACTAATGAAGACCTTGGGATTCAATCCGGTCCCTCTGGCGATCACAGACTTGCTACCATCGCTGCAAACCGGCCTGGTGGACTCGTTTCCCGCACCGCCGGCCGCGGCCTTGTCTTTCCAGTGGTTTGCGCTGGCGCCCCACATGACAGACCTTCGGTGGCAGCCGCTTCCCGGAACAACAGTGGTCTCAATGAGACAATGGGACAGGATCCCAGGAGATCTGCGCCCGTTGCTTGAAAATGCCGCCCGCGAGGCAGGGGCCAGGTTGCAAAAGCAAATTCGCAAATTAGAACAAGATGCAATTGCGGCCATGAAGAGCCATGGGCTTACTGTTCATCCAGTTTCTCCGGAGGTGGAGGAAAAATGGAAGACTCTTGTTTGGGAAAAGGGATATCCTGTCTTTGTGGGGCCGCGCTTTTCTGAAAAGATTTTTAATACTGTTCGTGGCTTACTGGATGAATACCGACAAAGCTCAAAGCGGCATTAA